From a region of the Acanthochromis polyacanthus isolate Apoly-LR-REF ecotype Palm Island chromosome 3, KAUST_Apoly_ChrSc, whole genome shotgun sequence genome:
- the LOC127533261 gene encoding histidine-rich glycoprotein-like — protein MAHISAYFRALCPDGWDEAGGGLQKPGQTHNTTDTQQTPHHRHTTPQTHNKHHRHTTNTQQTPHHRHTTPQTHNKHHRHTTNTTPQTHNTTDTQQIPQTHNKHHTTDTQHHRHTTNTTPQTHNTTDTQQIPQTHNKHHTTDTQHHRHTTNTTPQTHNTTDTQQTPHHRHTTPQTHNKHHTTDTQHHRHTTNTTPQTHNTTDTQQTPHHRHTTPQTHNKHHTTDTQHHRHTTNTTPQTHNTTDTQQTPQTHNKHHRHTTNTTPQTHNTTDTQQTPHHRHTTPQTHNKHHTTDTQHHRHTTPQTHNKYHRHTTNTTPQTHNTTDTQQTPHHRHTTPQTHNTTDTKHHRHTTPQTHNKHHTTDTQHHRHTTNTTPQTHNTTDTQQTPQTHNTTDTQQTPQTHNKHHRHTTPQTHNKHHRHTTNTTDTQQTPQTHNTTDTQQTPQSHSSLSKRAA, from the exons ATGGCGCACATTAGCGCTTATTTTCGGGCTTTGTGTCCGGACGGATGGGATGAGGCGGGGGGGGGGCTGCAG AAAccaggtcagacacacaacaccacagacacacaacaaacaccacaccacagacacacaacaccacagacacacaacaaacaccacagacacacaacaaacacacaacaaacaccacaccacagacacacaacaccacagacacacaacaaacaccacagacacacaacaaacaccacaccacagacacacaacaccacagacacacaacaaataccacagacacacaacaaacaccacaccacagacacacaacaccacagacacacaacaaacaccacaccacagacacacaacaccacagacacacaacaaataccacagacacacaacaaacaccacaccacagacacacaacaccacagacacacaacaaacaccacaccacagacacacaacaccacagacacacaacaaacaccacaccacagacacacaacaccacagacacacaacaaacaccacaccacagacacacaacaccacagacacacaacaaacaccacaccacagacacacaacaccacagacacacaacaaacaccacaccacagacacacaacaccacagacacacaacaaacaccacaccacagacacacaacaccacagacacacaacaaacaccacaccacagacacacaacaccacagacacacaacaaacaccacagacacacaacaaacaccacagacacacaacaaacaccacaccacagacacacaacaccacagacacacaacaaacaccacaccacagacacacaacaccacagacacacaacaaacaccacaccacagacacacaacaccacagacacacaacaccacagacacacaacaaataccacagacacacaacaaacaccacaccacagacacacaacaccacagacacacaacaaacaccacaccacagacacacaacaccacagacacacaacaccacagacacaaaacaccacagacacacaacaccacagacacacaacaaacaccacaccacagacacacaacaccacagacacacaacaaacaccacaccacagacacacaacaccacagacacacaacaaacaccacagacacacaacaccacagacacacaacaaacaccacagacacacaacaaacaccacagacacacaacaccacagacacacaacaaacaccacag acacacaacaaacaccacagacacacaacaaacaccacagacacacaacaccacagacacacaacaaacaccacaGTCGCACAGCAGCCTCTCGAAACGAGCCGCATAA